The window ttaacaataaattgatatttcttaatcattataatttttaataacaatttgtatatatattgggGTGTATTGTACCAACAGCTGAACATCTAATCTGACCCGAAAGCATATTACTTatgctatttttatttgttacttttaggACAAGTTATTGATGACCCACATGACGTCATCAATTATACACtaggattattttaaaacattttgtgaACATccaaaagcaaaaaaaaaatgagattttactcaaatacaattaaatgttacaaacaaagaataatagtatttaaagtaattgtgaggatattaaattaatatatttatcttaaaattgtccattattacacataatacacaagaaaattttattaaacaaccaattaaaaaattatttctgtatttatattttaacaattaaattaagtaactaacaaattttgtataaagaaaagacctataataaaagttattggatacaaaattatgattacttataatatcataaacataattttagacATTTGCAGgacattatatatttcgtaATGATCTTAATCAattagttgattttttttaaattttgtaatataataaaaaatatatacaaatctcTTCAAATTccaattaactttaaatataccaaaaattatattcaactaTACTAAGTAGCATTATTAGAATGTTTCTGTTATATACAAGATACTATATAAACTGTTTGTatgaatatgtaattcttaatGTATTTCTTACAGCTGGTGACATGTCTTCTGGATGTTTTCGTCGGCATTGAGATGACCGGGCAGAGCGTTCAGTTCGAGCAGAAGTTTAACTATCGCCGACCGATGTACCTTGTCATGGACTTCCTGTGGGGCATAGAGGAGCATAGAGAGGCCTTCACGTGAGTTCAAATTATGTACACACTCACAgacaaaatacaatattacttactgtatacacatacatatacaactatacttacacacacacacacacacagatgGCACGTTAGAGAGTACAAAGAAATGAAAGTACAAAGTCATAATTAcagctaaaataaatttgttttacgcATAATAAGATTTAGGAcgtttaataaagtttttatagtaggtttataattaaaagattcaattaaatataaataacttatatccattaattcattttagaCAAGTGTTTAACTGAACCTCATTCTATGTtaacacttatattttaagaacattatatacagttgggaatataaaataaggttaTAACTTACCTCGGGAGCTTTTTTCAAAATCAACATGGTCTCCTTTATAATGGAGtcatgttataaaaacaatccaCGACTCACTGTCGTATGATGTAAGgaagtgaaaataatataagtaaggAATTAACATGAAAAACTGTTTTGacaatcataattataaaagtgctataatttatttatttttttgtttcagacgTCTCGCAAGAGAAGCTGAGGCGAATATGGAAGCTGTTCATCCACCGATTTTCCTTCGTTTCGTGAATCTATTAATGAACGACGCTATCTTCCTACTGGACGAGGCCCTTGGAAATATGGCTCAGTTAAGGAACATGCAAACGGCACAGTAAGTTCTGTTCATAAGTTATAGTGGTTTTTCCTATCCTTCACTATGCTTGTAAATCATTGTATCTCATATTATTGAAAGTTTGTGCAAGTTATAAagagattaaataaattgataattaatataggaCCATAAAGTCtatatgtaattatgttaataacaatataccAATGTAAAGGGTGCTTACGTGGAATTCTTAATCCTATACACCAATTAACCCACTAAAACTTTATGTTAActcagtatatttaataacgctTTCATCATaggaaacacaaaaatatttagttatctAGCACATGtagatacaaaaattataattataaatcaattacagAGAAACCGGCAGATGGCTGAACCTATCAAGCGCTGAACGTGAGCAGAATTTAGCCAACATGTCCCATACTGGTATGCTAGCGAGGTTCGATAACATACTTGGGCGGGACACTGTACGCACGCTCGTCAAACTAACATCACACGCCCCATACGTGTTCTGTCATCCGACGCTGGTTGAACGCATCGCATCCATGCTGAACTACGTCCTCCTACATCTAGTCGGACCAAATAAGAAGAACTTTAAGGTTTGTTACTCTTACACTCACAAATTTCTAAACATAATATTCTGAAaccaaatatatacaataaagaatcatatagattttttttatttataacgtaaTTCTAAACAAGTGAAAATattcgaattttaaaataaggttCCTCATTATCACAAATTACAAAACAGATAATCtcgtgattttttaatttgtatatatatttcaatggaATGGCATAGACGATATATTATGCTATATTCCAGGTGAAAGACATGAAGGACTACGAGTTCGAACCTGCGAACACTGTGCTGGACATCTGTCGTATGTACGTGCAGCTCGGCAGTAACGAGAGGTTCTGTGCCGCCGTGTCAGATGATGGAAGGTCATACTCGCCTCAGCTGTTCAAATTGGCTGAAGATGTTCTAggtttgttatatatacttaaaaagaaatactttcTTAGCAATACCAAACCGAACCGGAAACTAATTAAcggattttaaaaaaatatcactccTTTAAACCTTTGTTTTTCACTAATTACGgctgtgtattttatttttcaaatatattaacgatgaatgtttaaaaaaacttttacggATCCTATTCTACTActgataatattcatatattattggaGACAAAAGAATAATGggagaaaaagaaatgcaaataaagtcaatttattttagtacgCATCGGCGGTGGAGGTCTCATAGCATCTCTCCAGGAAGTGGCATCCCATGTAAGCATACTAGCTGAACAACGTCAACGTGATGAAGAGATCCTCGCCAATGCTCCCGAGGAATTCCTGGATCCCATAATGAGCACCATAATGAGGGATCCCGTCATCTTGCCCAGCTCAAGGACAACAGTCGACAGAACCACCATAGCCAggtataacaataaaactactTTAACTTCATACAGACCATCATAATTTTacctaaataaatgtatgtaagatttttatatcagtAATGTTTGCTATTTATATACTCTCATAAAGCTTACAGGTTttacatattgtaaataattaacataatgcaaagtttatttacaaatataacattctcttataagaaacatttatttataaatttatttcaggcATCTCCTAAGCGATCAAACAGACCCTTTCAATCGATCTCCGCTGTCAATGGATCAAGTGAAATCTAACACGGAACTTAAGGAGCGTATAGAAGCGTGGATTGCAgaacagaaacaaaatattacgaaaCCTGATACTGCTatgtaaaatcatttaaacaatACCAATTTACATTTCTAGTCACTTCGGTcacatataaaatgattaatttaaagtcatagtgttgccattacaaTAAATTCTCTTTAGTTtccatttattgttattgaatttaattctttatcactatagtgatattttaaattttatatggaattatttcatataatttttgaatactaTTTGCTCAATTACCTAACAAGCGTTCAGTTAAAAGTTGTCAACTGCTTCTGCTTCGTTATACTTACCAATACATTAATAGATTCGGGATGGAAGCTATAACATCCACTTAATAGGGAAACATGAAACACAATACTTAATATTGAATGTATCATGCAAATTACATAATGAAAAGTTATCAAAATTGttgaaatttgaattataactaTAGATTACACTTCTCTtagtacatacataatattcatacaaaaaatcggtagctatatattattattaaactctAAAAGAATATAAGGATGTTATGTGAAGCTGAAGAGAATATGATTTGACCTCAATTTCCTACCTAAACTTAGACATCATTGCATTCCTTATATAATAACGTCTCTATATGTGACCAGAAGTGAACTTCagtaatcatataatattctcGTCATGTAATCATAGATATATAGTTTTCAATCTCAATGTGGTGTTAGGATTATAAtagcatataataataattaattttatcccCCAACTGCCAACATGACTATTTGAAATggctttaaaaaaacttatttgcattttgaaattggaattTCGTTTTCATTCCTTAACTAGATTGGATCGTCTGAAAGATAGGAGGATTTTGTTGTGTTTATATAGATTcccttttaaaaaatctacctttaatgtattacattgtgtaatttaaaaaaaagtataccgAATAGGTCTCATATTGTAGGATCCATGTGTCGTGATTTCTTGGTAACGCGATccaaatgataaatatatagtgtttatgatatagtttaaaaataattataataagatgtTTTACAGTAGTTTTTCGGAAACCCGCCTCTCACTTATATGGCCTGggaataaattaagaaacttgtgatttatttattttaatgtattgctGACATTTCATCCTCGTTTTAtggcatttaattttaaaataaggcaTCACCGATAAAACGTTAATTCATAAATGTAAGACATCGATGTttctttttctaattttatgtacaaatgtTCACTTAATaatgacaattatttttgttgcaattttataaataaactgggtgaaatgttattatattatttacaagatgtgagaaattttaatttggttgttcgctttacatttttgttataagtttatttaaagaaacactgttcaataaataaagcatatattaaattaattaaattagattttcttTTGGCAATCATTCTCCATAAATTGATATAAGAGACCCTTGCGTACCTATAACTAATATCGACCTGTTGCATTATTATACGAAGCTGATGATCAAGTTCACGACTTACagcttatatattttcagatagactttatatatataactagttctaaatatttagaacTAGTTATCAACCTATAGGAAGGACAACAATGACCTTCTGTGATCTGTCTCTATATTAATGCataattttgttcataatatttacgtatatagATATGATGGTATAATTTATGGAAGTAAATAGTAAGTTCAAACAGAAACATAAAATCATAGTTTAGTATCTAATTCTATTGAatcctatttaattaaatttgatttatgagCTCCAACTAATGGTGCTTATAACAatgataaagaatatttatgatagattattaaaatcatagcaACACTTGAACTAAACGTGAAACCTGCTTGAGTCTAACCCAAAGACAATCTGACATGGCGGAGTAATCAGCTGATAATTGCAATGCCGAGGagtagaaataaattgtttcgtttggttactaattaaaaacttcCGCTTActcttattttcaattattccattagaaaatttctattttgagaaaagatttttaaaaaatactaaagaaTGGCGCGATGTCCCTTGTCATCTGtcagttttattcattcatcCATTGTAGTGCAGAAAAAAATGTGACTTGTTTGataaattctgttttattcaataagtGTTAGGTGAAGAATAATATCTGgcgttctttatttatttcttgttttatgCATACACTGTTAACCGCACTATATGCTGAGATCTCTATATACACACAAAGCAGTCTTTTATATGGCCTAACAAATCCTCTTTACAAAGAATCTTGGCGGCGTCGGCGGTTTATGTTGTTTCATTGGACATTGATGTGTTGTTTTATGCAAATGTTATAGTAAGCGTGATTACCTTTTTGAAGTGCGTGTAATAATAATCTCGAAAATGTCGGGTCGTGTCCGAAAACAATCCGATTGTCCTGTGGGCAAACAGGGCCCTATGAGGGCGACATTGCCGGTGTCATCTGTTATGAAAGGCGGCAGTCTTAAAAAGAACGCTGCGAACAGTCCGACGCTGTCACCAACTAACTTGTGGCGTCGAATATCACCAGATCACGCGCTCTCTGGTCAAAGGAGTCCAGGTGCTGTCAACTACAAAGGTGggtagttttgttttttatcttttgtcagacattttaaaataaaagtcagtATTGGATGTAGCATTTACATAATGTACCCGTAAATGATTCGGTATAGTGTGTTCTTGTTAAAATCTCAATTACAATTGTGGTATAAATCAAACTCCAGGATACTTAGTTGTACTTTAGAGGAAAACAAGAAGGGATTTCTTGCCTTTTTCTTCAAATAACCATTGGGCATGGAcggtaaaactttttattttaatttttttagactgCTTTTCTAACAATatcaagattattattattgaacattaAATACTTGCTCAGATATACAgaaaacaactttaaaatatagatttaataattttttttgaatatcatCTTAATTTTGCTATAGGCAAATGTTAGGATATGCAATGaaatgcaaaattatttgCAGGCAAGGGAAGATTTGGTTCAAATGTCATCAGACGCACAGCATCTTTAGATACACTATATCACAAAGGACAATGGCCTAGAGACTTCTACTTCCATGCCGGGCAACTACAAGTTGATAAGTCGACACAAGTAAGACTAGTACTAACATTATTCACTAGCATTGAGTgctaattgttaaattttaattcattttaatattaatctttattatttctttgtattttggGTCACATATAATGTGAATTTTAGTACTTACCAGTACAatgcaaagaaatataaaaataccctCATGTTATtgaatgatgatgataattaacttaaatatttaatgagttgATATAAGTCAGTCATTAAAGTTTCTTAAATTAGTTACTTGATTTTTTCTTAGAAGCATGTTTAATCCTAGACAGATGATGGTGGCGGAGTATCCGGTCGTTCATCCCGAGGTTCAGATGATGATAAATTTGATCGTTTTCTGAGGAGCCGTCTACAAAGACCACACAAACCTTCAGCATCCGGTGATTATTCATCTCATTCAATGAGTCCTGGACtatgtaagatattttttttattactttagatGTAGAGAgttacacttttatttttatattaacttgtaAGGATTTGTTGTGTTAATCAATAATAGTCACaagaatattacaatatttgatttttatttttctataaaacattgtctattaataaacaatgagaaattttaaataaaatttgtcaagAAAAAAAGATAGTGCCTTaactatttcaaatatactttggaacaaaaaatataatacaaaaaacagtgaaattaaatatttggtgTATTTTGATAcaagttttgaaattttcttttatagtgGCCTGAAATGTTAGGagaattaattatcaaatcgAATTGCATATAATTATCAttctattacatatattttagatttcttatatctattttacatatataaaaaaattgtatgaaataatgaTATCCAGCTGGAATATTCAAAAATCatggtaatttataataatcttcaCTGAAATAGTCACACAAAGACGcacagttttattaatgtatttaactaTAATTGCAGGGTGTCGTTTCGGCACTGGCAGTGTTTCGCTACGACCAGCTCGATCATCGGTCGAAGGGTTGAACCAAGAGATAGAAGGACTTGTTCTCTGTCCTGCCAGTGGTACTCAGACACCATATCTGGATAGACTAAGAGATAAGgtgagttaaaatttatatgtaataattattgtaagttcaattatagttatttatcgtattgataattttattgagaaaCTTTCATTACATGTGAGTATTTtcatctaaatttatttttgagtttaagtatatatttataaatgttgtggtggcctggaggttaaaggcccgtcGCTCACACGCGTGGGCGCGGGTTTGAatcctggcaagtaccaatgtgatctcttcatatgtactttctaagagtatttagacaccactgacataaggtgaaggaaaacatcgtagGGAAatctggtcttataatttcaaattataagattgaaatcgccaacccatcttgagcaagcgtggtgattaatgctctaacattctccatgtgagaagagctCTTttactcagcagtgggctccgataagctgatgatgatatatataaagtttccattttgatttgaattaactctttttcatgttttgtttatctaaatatatataataataaaattctatctaTGTGCACACTACCACTCATATAGTTCATAAATCTTAACAAACATTCCTCATTATTTAAGTCTTAGATACCATTAGTGTAAAgggaagatattttaaatcaatgcaAACCAAAAACTATGTTTGCAATAAAAGTATGACTTCTCcgtcaaaattcaaaaataacaattttatgttacaaacaaaattacgttattgtaatttttttttttttaatcaacagCTAAATGACATTCAGGGGACAGATGTTAATAGCGGTTTGAAAAACATGAGGGGGGTTATTCGATGACTTTAATTACACGTAACGATAATAATCTCACATgacaaatgttttaatgttgaAACGTTaaacatgttaattttatttcatttcaagtGTAGCAACAACTTTCTTTTTACcttgaattttatatctctTAAATACCACATGATGATTTTTATACTACATGTCacttatagatttaaatttaatgattaaggatgtataataatttgtatattgatatatattccAGGTGACTCCTGAAGGTCATCGTGCACCTCTCGCTGAACTCTTGAGACGCTCCGTTAACACCCAAACTCCACATGACCTTTGTCACACAGCCCACTCTTCAggtaatgttattattgtaatcaaATTTCATTCATACAGACAATATTAccatctatataatattaaaatcttaaaacttaaattatttactatcatgctttaactgttattaattattatctacatatattaacttgcattaattattattttactttatattttttaatattttattatcttcttGAACGTTTACTAATCTTATCTATTGGTCtggtattaaatatcaaaacacaACTGGATATAGATCCGCCATCCCGAGGATCACTCTCCAGTGCCGGTTCGGCTGAGCTCCTTGCAACAGGTCTAACATTATCTGTACTTAAGTCTGTGGCACGCcgcaattatttatataatctgtacagaattatgttaataaatttaatctgtatagaataatttcaattaaaatttaatgtaatctgTATACATTTGGTTTTAGTTTAATGTGTAtggacataaaattatataaatgttaaaaatgagATTGCAGCATGCGTACAGTCTATCCCCCAGCAACATTACAAGTATTGTgcactaaaataatttttaagcatgaggttttagtttaaaacttttgtacAATTACGTGAACATAATTTCAACTATGGTTGAATATCGCCAAAAATATGTAGACCATGATCATTGCTTTAGTATACATTTCAACACCCtaccaagttatttttaatgcaacATAATAGATAAGTATGTTAGTGGAATCAGACATAGGatatttttatcgtatttatagaatatgttGAAAAACCCAAATAAAACACCTCTAGAAGTGTGTGGTTTCAAAGatagacatatttattttgtagtgtTTGCATAGGAAAggtttttgcttatttttaacatttaattatataatgaactgAGTGTTATTTCgttctataatattgttttcaggTGGCAGCGTATGCTCATCTCCAGATCTTGATGGTTCCAAACTGGGTACATCCCCTCAAATCAATAGATTCCTAGCACGTGAACCTCCAGATGGTTGTGAAAAGGTAAGGATGAATTGattatttcacttaaaaagaaaactgaCTGTAGAATTTTTCTGACAGGAACAAAATAAGCCTATACAATTCAAATGGCGagtgctttttttttatattcaataaatgtaCTCAAAATGTCgcctattttttatattcttgtttgattaaaaattcattaaaagtgAAAACTTATCTCATGGACTCGAACTTGATCTCGGACTTTAATGTTAATCAGTTATATGATAAAGGCTTCATACAATCATGTCAACATTTTTCAGGTGAACCTAAAAGCCGGTGAGGGTTCGTATTCGGAGGCAATATCTGTGATGAAGCCGGCTGTTCCCGCGTTCACACTGCGGCCGTCCCTCGGCTCCGCCTTCCAGCCACTGAACCCGCTGCACCCACCACACTGATACCCGCCACCCGCGGAGGCTCACTTCGCTAGACTGGTCCGGATGGCCTTCTGCTGCTTCGCGCCGCGTTAAATCCGACCTCTAGCGCATGTAACCTCCTTGTGCGggatttttatatgtacctGGCTGaaccggttttttttttcttttgtcatTAAACGATTGGACGGTTAAAACTTTTTGTGccgtgatttaaaaaaaaaaatataatgtcacATATTCAATGACTTCTATTAGAagattatataacaaacaatgacagatatttttggatgaaatattgtattttattgagtagattatttaatattttctaaatttaatgaaaaatctcCTATAGGCTACATGAAGAAATACTGTCTTttgcattaatataaaatttatacaaacattgattaaaataGTCTCTATGTTCCTGTCGCATGAAGtaattatacataacatatctggctaaagaaatttttgattgaaaaaaataatctactcAATAAACAAAGACTGCAAAACAAATTGAATGATAAAACTTACGCTAGTTCTGTTGTACACTTCTCTAAACTAGacataataaacttaaaatttgtcaaataaacatttaccaCCTaagataaatgaaacaaagagtctttaaataataataccaatGTGTAAATGGAGATATGTGATATAATAGCTAGAAGCATTTTTATAGTTTCGAGAGAGTTCAACAGAATATCCACAGATgacacaataataattatattacggTTATAACCAACACATACCATTCGATTCGATTCTGGTTTATTGTATCTCTTTGATCTAGACATAAGTTGTACTAACCCATTAACGAGTACGTAGTCATCTATGCAGTAgtgacaataataataattgtatataagttaaatttttctgtTTGAATACTTTATTAGAATGCATATCTAATAAGCATTTAAAGATGACACTATgtacattcaatattttattgataaaaccAAAGTCATAACCTACATTTGCAACAATATTGAAACACGCTTGTACATGTTAGCCATTCATTAGTATATCCTTACTAAAAGGCAATAATATGCCattatttgtttagttttatttactgtatataagTATGCTGTGGTTATAGTGACAGATACAAAATGAAGAGTGACTGAACATTGGTTTGATCTcagatgttattttaatttgttcatacatatacatactcataaactttaaaaatggaCATTCTTTAACGCCTGGTTAATCTgtgtattctttttttttcttattgatGATACTGTTAtatctgtttttaaaaatgtctccAGAGTTTCTATGCAAATACATCTTCTAAATAAACTTTACCCGACAAGCATCTGTTATagttgaagaaaaaaataacatgtatACTGTTAATGATCTGGAGACATTTTTcaggaagaaaaaaaaagaatatcaaTCGCTCTATACAGATGAATCCAATCAAACAACTGTCAAATTCTAATGAGAGTGTCCATTTTCGAAAGAACAACACCATATAAGCAAGCAATTgaaattagtaattttttttttaaacaaatgtaatTACAACTTCATCCTTGgtgataaaaacaatttggACCAAAATTCACAAGGGCAGGAACGTCTGTAACGGTAGGAGTAAAATTGAATCGGAGAGGTTTTTCTATGAGATAGCTTTAAATTATGGGATTTGAAATACGAATGTGGAAGAAGGTAgactgatttttttaaaatctttactcGTGCTTTGACACAGGTCTCATTGACTATGTAATGTGAGTGATTGAAATGTACACTCGAATAATACACGCGACAGTCCCGGCGGCCGAGATCTGGAGCTCTATGTAACTGGTGACGTGTAAATAGAAAAAGCAAATGTTTCGGACTGT of the Danaus plexippus chromosome 13 unlocalized genomic scaffold, MEX_DaPlex mxdp_15, whole genome shotgun sequence genome contains:
- the LOC116770068 gene encoding protein FAM117B-like, encoding MSGRVRKQSDCPVGKQGPMRATLPVSSVMKGGSLKKNAANSPTLSPTNLWRRISPDHALSGQRSPGAVNYKGKGRFGSNVIRRTASLDTLYHKGQWPRDFYFHAGQLQVDKSTQTDDGGGVSGRSSRGSDDDKFDRFLRSRLQRPHKPSASGDYSSHSMSPGLWCRFGTGSVSLRPARSSVEGLNQEIEGLVLCPASGTQTPYLDRLRDKVTPEGHRAPLAELLRRSVNTQTPHDLCHTAHSSGGSVCSSPDLDGSKLGTSPQINRFLAREPPDGCEKVNLKAGEGSYSEAISVMKPAVPAFTLRPSLGSAFQPLNPLHPPH